The genomic window CAGCACCCGCAGCGTCGATTCGTAGGAGCCGGTGCCGACGATCGCCAACCGCGTCCCCGGGTGTCGCCGACGCAGCTCCGGCAACGCCCGGATCAGCTGGTCCTGCCCCTTTCTGGGCACCAACCGCGAAATACACACGATCAGCGGTTCCTCGCCGAGGCCGAACCGGGCGCGGGTCTGGGCGCGCTGCTGCTCCGTGGCGGGCCGAAATATCTCGACGTCCACCCCGGACGGCAGATGCTCGTAGCGGGCGCGCTCCCCGATCGCCGGACGGATCCGGCCGAGCGTGTAGTCGGAGATGTAGGTGACCACGTCGACCCCGTCACCGATGCGCCGCAGCACCTGCCGGGCGCCGGGCAGCATCGACCACCCCACCTCGTGTCCGTGGGTGGAGGCGATCGTGCGGGTGGCCCCGGCGGCGCGCGCGTGCGGGGCCAGCACGGCCAACGGGGCGGCGGCGCCGAACCAGACGGTGTCAATCTCGCGGTCGACGATGATCTCCGTCATCCGCTTCGCGACGCCGGGCGTCGGCGCCATCAGCCAGTGCGGCCACCGAATGACCTCGTGGGCGACGGCCGCGTCGTGGTGCTCCGCCGCTGCCGCATCCTGCGTGGACGCGAAGACCACCGTGTTCTCCGGGTCGAGCGTGGCGACGAAATCACGCAGGTACGACTGAATTCCGCCGATCTTCGGCGGGTAGTCATTGGTCACGAGCAACGTGCGGGACATGCAAGCAGCTTAGCGGCGCAGGCTAGTAGCGCGAAGCCCCCGCCCACGGCATGGAGTCGACGCTGACCACCTGCACCGGGACCCCGTAGTCGGAGGCGTGGACGAGCTGGCCGTTGCCGATGTACATGCCCACGTGCGTCACCCCGGGGTAGAACCCGACGATGTCGCCGGGCTGCAACTCCGCGCGGCTGACGGAGGCGCCGCCGGCGATCTGCGCCTGGGAGGTCCGCGGGATGTTCTGCCCCATCTGTTGGTAGGCCCACACCATCAGCCCGGAGCAGTCGAAAGCGCTCGGACCCGTGGCGCCCCATCCGTAGGGAGAGCCGAGCTGGGCCAACGCCGCCGCCACGACGCCGGACGCGTCCGCCGGCGCGGCCGGCGCCTCCGGCTGGTTCTTGTTCTCCCACCGCTCGGCTGCCGCACCGTCCAGGGCGTTGATCCGCGCCTCGATCGACCCGATCTGATCCTGCAGCTGCAGGCGCTCCTCGTCGAGCTCGCGGTGCTTCGCCGCCAGCTGGGAGCGGTTGAAGTCAGCCGCGGCCACCGCCGCGTGGGCGGCCGAGGCCTCCCGCGCCGCCGCGGTCACGGCCTCCTCCAAGTCGGCGAGGCCCTGCGCGGAGTCCCGGCCGAGCGCCCCCAGGTAGGCGGAACGGTCGATCATGTTCTGCGGGTTGTTCGCGGCCGCCAGACTCACCGCTGAGTCCACGGCCACGCCGCGGTACTTGGCCGACGCCAGGCCGTCGACCTCTTCCTGGAAGAGGGCATGCAGCTGGCTCGCCTCGGCGGCCTTCTCCCCCGCCGTCACGGCGCGGGCTTCCAGCTCCTCGAGCGTACGGCCGCTGGCCGCGACGTCGTCCTCGAGTTGCTTGACGTCTTCGTTCTTCGCGCTGACTTGCTCGGAGACGCCGTCCAGTTCGGCGATCAGGTCGTCGACCTCGTCCGCTCCGGCGGTGCCCGCCACCACGGCGCCCGTCATCAACGTGAGAAACGCGGTGGACGATGCGACAATGCCCCGCCGACGACGGAACGACTTCGAAGAGTGCATGGATTCCTCTGTGCCTTTATTCATGAATGACAAACCTGGATCAGTATAAAGCTCATCCCCCGCCCCCGCGTAACCGCACGG from Corynebacterium maris DSM 45190 includes these protein-coding regions:
- a CDS encoding glycosyltransferase family 4 protein encodes the protein MSRTLLVTNDYPPKIGGIQSYLRDFVATLDPENTVVFASTQDAAAAEHHDAAVAHEVIRWPHWLMAPTPGVAKRMTEIIVDREIDTVWFGAAAPLAVLAPHARAAGATRTIASTHGHEVGWSMLPGARQVLRRIGDGVDVVTYISDYTLGRIRPAIGERARYEHLPSGVDVEIFRPATEQQRAQTRARFGLGEEPLIVCISRLVPRKGQDQLIRALPELRRRHPGTRLAIVGTGSYESTLRVLARPVNEATPGAVLFTGALSFTDMRDLLAAADVFAMPARTRGAGLDVEGLGIVYLEAQACGVPVVAGDSGGAPETVTPDTGLVVDGRSVRDLVAALDRVLADASLRARMGRAGRAHVQARWTWEIMGQRLNDMITH
- a CDS encoding C40 family peptidase, whose amino-acid sequence is MNKGTEESMHSSKSFRRRRGIVASSTAFLTLMTGAVVAGTAGADEVDDLIAELDGVSEQVSAKNEDVKQLEDDVAASGRTLEELEARAVTAGEKAAEASQLHALFQEEVDGLASAKYRGVAVDSAVSLAAANNPQNMIDRSAYLGALGRDSAQGLADLEEAVTAAAREASAAHAAVAAADFNRSQLAAKHRELDEERLQLQDQIGSIEARINALDGAAAERWENKNQPEAPAAPADASGVVAAALAQLGSPYGWGATGPSAFDCSGLMVWAYQQMGQNIPRTSQAQIAGGASVSRAELQPGDIVGFYPGVTHVGMYIGNGQLVHASDYGVPVQVVSVDSMPWAGASRY